One Ignavibacterium sp. DNA segment encodes these proteins:
- a CDS encoding AI-2E family transporter, with product MTEILSKKIFNYLFVFIGIVAVIFLLYVLSNVVILFVLSVLLGFIFAPFVRLLEGKGLSRTVSTLSVFLSFAFLVYLALSSVIPKLVYQMDQLIIALKDFSLNEELNIIEQKLLSIFPFFDKGNLVKKAEDIISTSFNDLINHLTFYLGSIVSIASFFVIVPFISFFLLKDTDAIQKGLIYKVPNKYFEVSYWILKRVTLQLGRFVRAWIFDATFVGVFIGFGFYFIGLPNAMPLGVIAGIGHLVPYFGPIIGGIPAIILSIMITGNLSMIPLILLVIALTYTIDNGFVQPYIFSKSVDIHPILIILLIIAGSELFGIIGMLLAVPTATIIKTALKEIYFAYKNYSIAKL from the coding sequence ATGACTGAAATTTTAAGTAAAAAAATATTCAACTACCTTTTTGTGTTTATCGGCATAGTTGCGGTTATCTTTTTACTGTATGTACTAAGCAATGTTGTAATTCTGTTCGTTCTTTCAGTACTTCTTGGTTTTATTTTTGCACCATTTGTTCGCTTACTTGAAGGGAAAGGTTTATCCCGAACAGTTTCAACCTTAAGTGTTTTCCTTTCCTTTGCATTTTTAGTTTACCTTGCTCTTTCATCAGTCATACCAAAGCTTGTATATCAAATGGATCAGCTAATTATTGCATTAAAAGATTTTTCACTTAATGAAGAGCTGAATATAATTGAGCAAAAACTATTAAGTATTTTCCCTTTCTTTGATAAGGGTAATTTGGTTAAGAAGGCTGAAGATATTATATCAACTTCATTTAATGACCTGATAAATCATCTTACTTTTTATCTGGGCAGTATTGTCTCTATTGCTTCTTTTTTTGTAATCGTACCATTTATATCCTTCTTCTTATTAAAAGATACTGATGCAATACAGAAAGGACTGATATACAAGGTTCCTAATAAATATTTTGAAGTATCTTATTGGATACTTAAAAGAGTAACTCTTCAGCTTGGAAGATTTGTAAGAGCCTGGATTTTTGATGCAACATTTGTTGGAGTATTTATTGGCTTTGGTTTTTATTTTATCGGTTTGCCAAATGCTATGCCGCTTGGAGTAATTGCAGGTATAGGACATCTTGTTCCTTATTTTGGTCCAATTATCGGGGGAATACCTGCAATTATTTTATCTATAATGATTACCGGAAATCTGTCAATGATTCCATTAATCTTATTAGTAATTGCATTAACTTATACTATTGATAACGGTTTTGTACAGCCTTATATTTTTTCAAAAAGTGTTGATATACATCCGATACTTATAATACTTTTAATCATTGCGGGAAGCGAATTGTTCGGAATAATTGGGATGCTGCTTGCTGTACCAACTGCAACAATAATCAAAACTGCATTAAAAGAAATTTATTTTGCTTATAAAAATTATAGTATCGCAAAACTATAA
- a CDS encoding TlpA disulfide reductase family protein gives MKNIIFLFFLFSLSLAAQSLPVAGKTYLLKYDPAEKNIFTKDSKIILVYAFDYWGTKGTSSEGPESLFQNVIKPDKGRKKEINMLPLNGIFTAEINIPDSAELLSYYLTDGNNSDFNDKKTYTSYVYNNSGKPVKGARFRNIDFLIMAGADNKTCIDEIENELKDYPDFHIARYVFWDKKFNGEKDFEKLLLLYNDFEKEFNQLKERFPDDYELLNAQGKGYVAFQSALSGVLMPYYESASKKIIEIAEQIPDGKRASIIQRMYDMNQRQKKSAEFNKEIIGKPSIDFQFVTTKGEKRMLSDFKGKVVLLDFWGTWCGPCVGEIPNLVKAYQMFREKGFEIISISSDLMFNSKNEDEFKKFTEENNMSWTQALDDKDQTIHKLYNIVHWPTLYLIDKNGTIIRDENVLRGAQLEETLAEVLN, from the coding sequence ATGAAAAACATAATCTTTTTATTTTTCTTATTCTCGCTCTCATTGGCTGCTCAATCCTTACCTGTTGCCGGAAAAACTTACTTATTAAAATATGACCCTGCGGAAAAAAATATTTTCACAAAGGATTCTAAAATTATACTTGTTTACGCATTTGATTACTGGGGCACAAAAGGAACTTCATCAGAAGGACCTGAGTCCTTATTTCAAAATGTTATTAAACCCGATAAAGGAAGAAAAAAAGAAATCAATATGTTACCATTAAACGGTATCTTTACCGCTGAGATTAATATTCCGGACTCAGCAGAATTGCTTTCATACTATCTTACCGACGGTAATAATTCTGATTTTAATGATAAAAAAACTTATACAAGTTATGTTTATAATAACTCCGGTAAACCCGTCAAAGGGGCAAGATTCAGAAATATCGATTTCCTGATAATGGCTGGCGCTGATAATAAAACCTGCATTGATGAAATAGAAAATGAGCTTAAAGACTATCCGGATTTTCATATTGCACGCTATGTGTTTTGGGATAAAAAATTTAATGGCGAAAAAGATTTTGAAAAGCTGCTTCTGTTGTACAATGATTTCGAAAAAGAGTTCAATCAATTGAAAGAAAGATTTCCTGATGATTATGAGCTTTTAAACGCACAAGGTAAAGGCTATGTTGCCTTTCAATCAGCTTTGAGTGGTGTTTTAATGCCTTATTATGAATCAGCTTCTAAAAAAATTATTGAAATCGCTGAACAGATTCCAGATGGTAAGCGAGCTTCGATTATTCAGAGAATGTATGACATGAATCAAAGACAAAAAAAATCAGCTGAGTTCAATAAAGAAATTATTGGAAAGCCTTCAATTGATTTTCAATTTGTGACAACAAAGGGTGAAAAAAGAATGCTTTCAGATTTTAAAGGTAAAGTTGTTCTTTTGGACTTTTGGGGAACATGGTGCGGACCCTGTGTTGGTGAAATTCCAAATCTCGTAAAAGCTTATCAAATGTTCAGAGAAAAGGGATTTGAAATAATTAGTATTAGCAGCGATCTGATGTTTAACTCCAAAAATGAGGATGAGTTTAAAAAGTTTACTGAAGAAAATAATATGAGTTGGACTCAGGCTTTAGATGACAAAGACCAGACTATTCACAAACTATATAATATTGTACACTGGCCGACTTTATATCTTATTGATAAAAACGGAACAATAATCAGGGATGAAAATGTTTTAAGAGGTGCTCAGCTTGAAGAAACACTTGCAGAAGTTTTAAACTAA
- a CDS encoding peptidylprolyl isomerase, producing MKIKLLAILTLFTVTVSAQEILDKIVAVVDNEIILKSELDFQISVFASQRQLDPNTPGLRNQILNSMIEEKLIYAQADLDSVTVSEDEVNQRIDYQINMFIQQYGSVSNIEKIYGMSIDRIKRELRDEVRKSLMSQRLQEKNFGKVQATRREVEDFFNTYKDSIGMIPEKVTIYHIFQNPKASAKLKKKFYDKASALLDSIKAGKDFSELAKKYSDDPGSAAQGGDLGFVKKGVFYPEFEEAAFKLDVDEISGVVESPVGFHIIQMLEKRGESVHTRHILIKIKADEDADLKTIDFLSEIRDSIQKGFGTFQDYAKKYSEDKETAPFGGELGTFYMNQLDKALLDAVGKLKQGEIGYPRRLEYAPGTYGYHIVWLKSRVPQHKAGLDTDYSEIKKLADDFKKQNEYNKWIAEIKKKIFWEIRI from the coding sequence ATGAAAATAAAATTATTAGCAATTCTTACCTTGTTCACTGTAACTGTATCTGCTCAGGAAATACTGGATAAAATTGTAGCTGTGGTAGATAATGAGATAATTCTGAAAAGTGAGCTTGATTTTCAGATTAGTGTTTTTGCATCACAACGTCAGTTGGATCCAAACACACCCGGTTTGCGTAATCAGATATTAAATTCAATGATCGAGGAAAAATTAATATATGCTCAGGCTGATCTTGATTCAGTAACTGTTTCAGAAGACGAAGTAAACCAGAGAATTGATTATCAGATAAATATGTTTATACAACAATATGGTTCTGTTTCTAATATAGAAAAAATTTATGGTATGAGCATAGACCGGATTAAACGTGAGCTTAGAGATGAAGTCAGGAAAAGTCTTATGTCTCAGCGTTTGCAGGAAAAGAATTTCGGAAAAGTTCAGGCAACCAGAAGAGAAGTTGAAGATTTTTTTAATACCTATAAAGACAGCATTGGTATGATACCGGAAAAGGTAACGATCTATCACATTTTTCAGAATCCTAAAGCAAGTGCAAAACTAAAAAAGAAATTCTATGATAAGGCATCAGCTTTACTCGACTCGATCAAAGCAGGAAAAGACTTTTCGGAGCTTGCTAAGAAATATTCTGATGATCCCGGCAGTGCTGCACAAGGCGGCGATCTTGGATTTGTTAAAAAGGGTGTGTTCTATCCTGAGTTTGAAGAGGCAGCATTTAAATTAGATGTTGATGAAATTTCTGGAGTTGTTGAATCACCGGTTGGTTTTCACATAATCCAGATGCTGGAAAAGCGAGGTGAATCTGTTCATACCAGACACATATTAATAAAGATAAAAGCCGATGAAGATGCTGATTTGAAAACTATAGATTTTCTCAGCGAAATTAGAGACAGCATACAAAAAGGATTCGGAACTTTTCAGGATTATGCCAAGAAGTATAGCGAAGATAAAGAAACTGCTCCCTTTGGCGGCGAACTTGGAACATTCTATATGAATCAGCTGGATAAAGCTTTACTTGATGCTGTCGGAAAATTAAAACAGGGAGAAATTGGTTATCCAAGAAGACTTGAATACGCACCGGGTACTTATGGTTATCATATTGTATGGCTTAAATCCCGGGTACCGCAGCATAAAGCAGGTCTTGATACAGACTATTCTGAAATTAAAAAATTAGCTGATGATTTTAAAAAACAGAATGAATACAATAAATGGATAGCGGAAATTAAAAAGAAAATTTTTTGGGAAATAAGAATTTAA
- the apbC gene encoding iron-sulfur cluster carrier protein ApbC codes for MSEITKSSLINSIKNVKHPELNVNLITMNSIKKFDQKDGEIFLELSVTANNPDDIKTAITDQIKNDFKEVKKVNLSIKARSSSHITTHKDPRKDAILPGVKNTIAVASGKGGVGKSTVAVNLAVALAQDGAMVGLIDADIYGPSIPLMLGANDRPKVYQAENSVKIVPLENYGIKFMSIGLLVDEKDPIIWRGPMASGAIKQFMTDVDWGELDYLLFDLPPGTGDIQLTLVQTIPLTGAVIVTTPQEVSLIDARKALKMFERVNVPVLGVVENMSYFIAPDTGKKYDIFGFGGGEKICKELNTNLLGGIPIDPRIRQGGDNGKPMVFAIPDAEETKILMDISRKLTEQVNIRNTGLDDKIEIDLGDNN; via the coding sequence ATGTCCGAAATAACAAAAAGCAGTTTGATAAACTCAATAAAAAATGTAAAGCATCCTGAGTTAAATGTTAATCTGATAACAATGAATTCCATAAAAAAGTTCGATCAGAAAGATGGAGAAATCTTTTTAGAACTTTCTGTTACAGCAAACAATCCCGATGATATTAAAACAGCTATCACCGATCAGATAAAAAATGATTTCAAAGAAGTAAAAAAAGTTAATCTAAGCATCAAAGCAAGAAGCTCTTCTCATATAACTACTCATAAAGACCCGCGCAAGGATGCAATATTGCCGGGCGTTAAAAACACTATTGCAGTCGCAAGCGGAAAGGGTGGAGTCGGCAAAAGCACAGTTGCTGTTAATCTTGCAGTGGCATTAGCTCAGGATGGTGCAATGGTTGGTTTAATAGATGCAGATATTTATGGTCCAAGTATCCCACTGATGCTTGGCGCAAATGACAGACCAAAAGTTTATCAGGCAGAAAATTCCGTTAAGATTGTACCGCTTGAAAATTATGGAATTAAATTTATGTCAATAGGTTTACTTGTTGATGAAAAAGATCCTATAATATGGCGAGGTCCTATGGCAAGCGGAGCAATTAAACAATTTATGACCGATGTGGATTGGGGTGAACTTGATTATCTATTGTTCGATCTGCCTCCGGGCACAGGTGATATTCAGCTTACACTTGTCCAGACAATTCCTTTAACAGGTGCTGTTATTGTTACAACACCTCAGGAAGTTTCGTTGATCGATGCACGAAAAGCTCTGAAAATGTTTGAACGAGTAAATGTACCAGTACTTGGAGTAGTAGAAAACATGAGCTACTTTATCGCACCTGATACAGGCAAAAAATATGATATATTCGGATTTGGCGGAGGCGAAAAAATCTGTAAAGAATTAAATACAAATTTACTTGGTGGAATCCCTATTGATCCGCGTATCAGACAAGGCGGAGATAATGGTAAACCGATGGTGTTCGCTATTCCTGATGCAGAGGAAACTAAAATATTAATGGATATATCAAGAAAACTTACTGAACAGGTAAACATCCGTAATACCGGTTTAGATGATAAAATAGAAATAGACCTTGGTGATAATAATTAA
- a CDS encoding MoxR family ATPase encodes MSNPNSGKEDVLLVEQLNKKIDEIKTEISKVIVGQSSIIDHLIIALLSRGHCLLVGVPGLAKTLLIKTLAEVLDLKFSRIQFTPDLMPSDITGTEILDEDNITKQRSFRFISGPVFANIILADEINRTPPKTQAALLEAMQEHKVTAAGKTYQLPEPFFVLATQNPIEQEGTYPLPEAQLDRFMFNLWLDYPTADEEVKVVQTTTSQYKAELNKVVTAQEILDYQKLVLKVPVAPNVIEFAVKISNMTRPVNSNAPKYVKDWVTWGAGPRASQYLVLAAKTKAIMEGRFTPNIDDVKSVMLPVLRHRIITNFSAEADGISSVDVIKKIIEEKI; translated from the coding sequence TTGAGTAATCCAAACTCCGGTAAAGAAGATGTTCTGTTAGTAGAACAGTTAAATAAAAAAATTGATGAGATTAAAACTGAAATTTCTAAAGTTATAGTTGGGCAAAGTTCCATTATTGATCATCTGATTATAGCACTGCTCTCACGCGGGCATTGTTTACTGGTTGGCGTTCCGGGTTTAGCAAAAACATTATTGATTAAAACACTTGCAGAAGTTTTGGACTTAAAATTCAGCAGAATACAATTTACTCCCGATTTGATGCCAAGCGATATTACCGGAACAGAAATCCTGGATGAAGACAATATAACAAAGCAAAGAAGTTTCAGATTTATATCAGGACCAGTGTTTGCTAATATTATCCTTGCTGATGAAATTAACCGAACCCCGCCAAAAACACAGGCTGCACTTCTTGAAGCAATGCAGGAGCATAAAGTAACTGCTGCAGGAAAAACTTATCAGCTTCCTGAACCATTTTTTGTTTTAGCAACACAAAATCCAATAGAGCAGGAAGGAACATATCCACTGCCCGAAGCTCAACTGGACAGGTTTATGTTCAATCTATGGTTAGATTATCCGACTGCTGATGAAGAAGTTAAAGTTGTTCAGACTACAACAAGCCAGTATAAGGCAGAACTAAATAAAGTCGTTACAGCTCAGGAAATTTTAGATTATCAGAAACTTGTTCTGAAAGTACCAGTAGCACCAAATGTAATTGAGTTTGCCGTTAAGATCTCTAATATGACAAGACCTGTAAACAGCAATGCTCCTAAATATGTTAAAGACTGGGTTACCTGGGGCGCTGGTCCGAGAGCATCTCAATATCTTGTTTTAGCAGCAAAAACTAAAGCAATTATGGAAGGCAGATTCACGCCAAATATTGATGATGTAAAATCTGTAATGCTGCCTGTTTTACGCCACAGAATAATTACAAACTTTAGTGCAGAAGCTGATGGAATATCTTCAGTTGATGTGATAAAGAAAATTATTGAAGAAAAAATTTAG
- a CDS encoding NifU family protein, giving the protein MRSEIQKVLNNIRPFLQADNGDIELVDITEDGIVKVRLLGACETCPLSVMTLRAGIERAILNEVPSVKRIEATD; this is encoded by the coding sequence ATAAGAAGCGAAATACAAAAAGTACTTAACAACATCAGACCATTTTTGCAAGCTGATAATGGCGATATAGAACTTGTTGATATTACTGAAGATGGAATAGTTAAAGTACGACTGCTTGGAGCTTGTGAAACCTGCCCGCTTTCTGTTATGACATTACGCGCAGGCATTGAAAGAGCAATTTTGAACGAAGTTCCTTCTGTAAAAAGAATTGAAGCAACTGATTGA
- a CDS encoding peptidylprolyl isomerase, producing the protein MSLRVSIYFAALLTFLITACSTEHSKIVIAEYDDTKIRMDEFEKAYVKNVGNLEAAAKDSFNNYKNFAELYTNFKMKLDDAKLRGYQNDSELNEELQNYKKQVGSSYILEKYLVEPNVKDLYERRKTEIRASHLMIRPDSSGELAARNKTQAILDSIKAGQSFESMVQKYSQDNFSKSKNGDIFYFTAGQLPFEFEDAAYNTPKDSVYPQVVQTRFGFHIIKVTDVKQRIPKIRVSHILISYSNPDGTTDTAATYATMDSVLAELKAGKDFSEVAKRFSDDTGTKDKGGDLGFFERRMMVPEFDEAAFNLGVGQVSDVVKTSFGLHVIKLTEKQSYPTFEEDKENLKNMLKRSRYNDLYTDLVENFKKEFNFKIDESVFHQVLDQNDSTIIGGELRGKETLGNKTLYSFTNDAVSVSDFYSRLKTDTEFTGKKLNADFMNKAISKYSDQQVLEEKSKTLDKTDAQFADLMKDYQNGIFIFKLQEEEVWNKVKIDSVKLLDFYQKNMEKYKWDNRLAFTEIFARKDSVIRHYYNLLKSGEDFDSLASKTERPNMKEKHGKYELQTINSELSKIADGLSKPGDYSEPVPNQGGFSIIRLDEKDPARLKTFEEAKAEVSGAFQEYESKRLENEYIDSLKKRYSPVINYDQLRKAFTQYNK; encoded by the coding sequence AGTTTTAATAATTATAAAAACTTTGCTGAGCTTTATACTAACTTTAAGATGAAGCTTGACGATGCTAAGCTGCGCGGTTATCAGAATGATTCTGAACTAAACGAAGAATTACAAAATTATAAAAAACAAGTTGGTTCATCATATATCCTTGAAAAGTATCTTGTAGAACCAAATGTAAAAGACTTGTATGAAAGAAGAAAAACTGAAATAAGAGCAAGTCATTTAATGATTAGACCTGATTCATCAGGTGAACTTGCTGCAAGAAATAAAACACAGGCAATACTTGACAGCATAAAGGCTGGTCAGTCATTTGAATCAATGGTTCAGAAGTATTCCCAGGATAATTTTTCCAAATCTAAAAATGGTGATATTTTTTACTTCACTGCCGGACAATTGCCGTTTGAATTTGAAGATGCTGCATACAACACACCAAAAGATAGTGTTTACCCGCAGGTAGTTCAAACCCGTTTCGGTTTTCATATTATTAAAGTTACTGATGTTAAACAACGAATTCCTAAAATCAGAGTTAGTCATATCTTGATCAGTTATTCAAACCCGGATGGAACTACTGATACCGCCGCTACATACGCCACAATGGACAGCGTACTTGCAGAACTTAAAGCAGGAAAAGATTTTAGTGAAGTTGCAAAAAGATTTTCAGATGATACCGGCACAAAAGATAAAGGCGGTGATCTTGGATTTTTTGAGCGCAGGATGATGGTGCCTGAGTTTGATGAAGCAGCATTTAACCTCGGCGTTGGACAGGTTTCGGATGTTGTAAAAACAAGTTTTGGTTTACATGTTATCAAACTTACTGAAAAACAATCTTATCCAACTTTTGAAGAAGACAAAGAAAACTTAAAGAATATGCTCAAAAGATCCCGCTATAATGATCTTTATACAGATTTAGTCGAAAACTTTAAAAAAGAATTTAATTTCAAAATTGATGAGAGCGTCTTTCATCAGGTGTTAGATCAAAATGATTCAACTATTATCGGCGGTGAACTGAGAGGTAAGGAGACTCTTGGTAACAAAACTCTTTATTCCTTTACAAATGATGCCGTAAGTGTGAGTGATTTTTATTCCAGATTAAAAACAGATACTGAATTTACCGGTAAAAAACTGAACGCTGATTTTATGAACAAAGCAATAAGTAAATATTCTGACCAACAAGTGCTTGAAGAAAAATCAAAAACGTTAGATAAAACTGATGCCCAATTTGCCGATCTGATGAAAGATTATCAAAATGGAATTTTTATTTTCAAACTTCAGGAAGAAGAAGTCTGGAATAAAGTAAAAATCGATAGTGTCAAACTTTTGGATTTCTATCAAAAGAATATGGAGAAGTATAAGTGGGATAACAGATTGGCATTTACTGAAATATTTGCCAGAAAAGATTCTGTAATTAGACATTATTACAACCTGTTAAAATCCGGTGAAGATTTTGATTCACTTGCATCAAAAACTGAACGCCCTAATATGAAAGAAAAACATGGCAAGTATGAACTTCAAACTATTAATTCAGAATTATCAAAAATTGCTGACGGCTTATCTAAACCTGGAGATTATTCAGAGCCTGTACCAAACCAGGGTGGTTTTTCAATAATCAGATTGGATGAGAAAGACCCTGCAAGATTAAAAACTTTTGAAGAAGCCAAAGCAGAAGTGTCAGGTGCATTTCAGGAATATGAAAGCAAACGACTTGAAAATGAATATATTGACTCGTTAAAGAAAAGATATTCTCCGGTAATAAATTATGATCAATTGCGTAAAGCTTTTACACAATACAATAAGTAG
- the ppk1 gene encoding polyphosphate kinase 1, translating to MNTKELLKKYSKPENFINRDLSWVEFNKRVLDEALNPELPLLDKIKFISIFCSNLDEFYMIRVSGIKEQIAANISEPAIDGLTPIEQLNKVEIALKPLLKKLDDLWTIEIIPALKEQGISLISLNELSNTDKEKLTNYFKKEIFPVLTPLAFDPGRPFPYISNLSLNLAILIKKPNGEQHFARVKMPSILPRLLQVDSILDSNKSSNVDGNFFATYIWLGDIIKENLNLLFPGMEIVEAHRFRITRNTDIELQEDEADDLLSVMEENIKQRRFGSVVRLEVGHPMPDFMLDTLIENLEINKEDVHTSDGPLGLSDVMSLYNLPVHLLKEKPFYPVTPKVFEEDEDYFSIIRQKDVLLHHPYHSFTPVIDFIKNAAKDPDVLAIKQTLYRVGSDSPIIKCLIEAAEMGKQVAVLVELKARFDEQNNIFWARELEKVGIHVVYGLVGLKIHAKMTLVVRKEYDGVKRYVHISTGNYNAITAKLYTDLGFFTSDEDICSDVSDIFNFLTGYSKQKEYKKLLVSPVNMREKVLELINKEIENAAAGAEAKIYMKLNSLVDPVIISALYEASSAGVDIKLVIRGVCSLIPGVKGLSENIEVRSIVGRFLEHSRVFYFYNDGNEKVFISSADMMQRNLDRRVEVAVPVENQKLKEEIIGTLIKVTLKDNVKARFLQPDGSYKFSELKETTKKVNSQEWLMKHNLKTTGVRN from the coding sequence ATGAATACTAAAGAATTATTAAAAAAGTACAGTAAACCTGAAAATTTTATCAACCGTGATTTAAGCTGGGTTGAGTTTAATAAACGTGTTCTGGATGAAGCACTTAATCCCGAGCTGCCTTTGCTTGATAAGATAAAATTTATCTCAATATTCTGTTCTAACCTGGATGAATTTTATATGATCAGAGTGTCAGGAATAAAGGAGCAGATCGCAGCAAATATCTCTGAGCCCGCAATTGACGGACTTACACCTATAGAACAGCTTAATAAGGTAGAGATAGCATTAAAGCCATTACTTAAGAAGCTTGATGATCTATGGACAATTGAAATAATACCTGCATTAAAAGAACAAGGTATCAGCCTTATTTCACTTAACGAGCTAAGCAATACTGATAAAGAGAAACTAACTAATTATTTTAAAAAAGAAATATTTCCTGTTTTAACTCCATTAGCATTTGATCCCGGAAGACCTTTCCCTTACATCTCAAACTTAAGTTTAAACCTTGCAATACTTATTAAAAAACCAAATGGAGAACAGCATTTTGCAAGAGTAAAGATGCCAAGTATTTTACCGAGACTGCTGCAGGTTGATAGTATATTGGATTCAAACAAATCATCAAATGTTGATGGAAATTTCTTTGCAACTTATATATGGCTCGGTGATATTATCAAAGAAAATTTGAATTTACTTTTCCCCGGAATGGAAATAGTTGAAGCTCATAGATTCAGAATTACAAGAAATACAGATATTGAGCTTCAGGAAGATGAAGCTGACGACTTATTAAGTGTAATGGAAGAAAACATAAAACAAAGAAGATTCGGCAGTGTAGTCAGATTAGAAGTAGGGCATCCAATGCCTGATTTTATGCTTGATACATTAATTGAAAATCTGGAAATAAATAAAGAGGATGTTCATACATCAGATGGACCGCTTGGATTGAGTGATGTAATGAGTTTGTACAATCTGCCAGTGCATCTGCTAAAAGAAAAACCATTTTATCCTGTTACTCCAAAAGTATTTGAAGAAGATGAAGATTATTTTTCAATAATCAGACAAAAAGATGTTCTTCTTCATCATCCATACCATTCATTTACACCTGTTATTGATTTTATTAAAAATGCCGCAAAGGATCCGGATGTATTAGCAATAAAGCAGACACTATACAGGGTTGGCTCTGATTCTCCAATAATCAAATGTTTAATCGAAGCAGCAGAAATGGGAAAACAAGTTGCCGTGCTTGTAGAACTTAAAGCAAGATTTGATGAACAAAATAATATTTTTTGGGCAAGAGAACTTGAAAAAGTTGGAATACATGTTGTTTATGGTTTGGTTGGATTAAAGATACATGCCAAGATGACTCTTGTTGTCAGAAAAGAATATGATGGTGTTAAAAGATATGTGCATATTTCAACCGGAAATTACAACGCAATTACTGCAAAGCTTTATACTGATTTGGGATTTTTTACTTCAGATGAAGATATATGCAGTGATGTTTCTGATATCTTTAATTTTCTTACTGGATACTCCAAACAAAAAGAATATAAAAAACTGCTGGTATCGCCAGTAAATATGCGTGAAAAAGTTTTAGAGCTGATTAATAAAGAAATTGAAAATGCCGCAGCAGGCGCAGAGGCAAAAATTTATATGAAGCTTAATTCACTTGTTGATCCGGTAATTATATCAGCATTATATGAAGCATCATCTGCCGGGGTTGATATTAAGCTTGTCATCCGAGGTGTGTGCAGTTTAATACCCGGTGTTAAAGGACTTAGTGAAAATATTGAAGTCAGAAGCATTGTAGGCAGATTTCTTGAACATAGCAGAGTTTTTTATTTCTATAATGATGGAAACGAAAAAGTATTTATCAGCAGTGCGGATATGATGCAAAGAAATCTTGATAGAAGAGTTGAAGTTGCAGTTCCGGTTGAAAACCAAAAATTAAAAGAAGAAATAATAGGTACATTAATAAAAGTTACTTTGAAAGATAATGTTAAAGCTCGCTTTTTGCAGCCTGATGGCAGTTATAAATTCTCTGAACTTAAAGAAACAACAAAAAAGGTTAACAGTCAGGAATGGCTCATGAAACATAATTTGAAAACAACCGGTGTCAGAAATTAA